GATGTCTGCGGAGCGATTAAGCATAGGTTGACCATTATGGTATTTGCGAGGGGAACATGAATGTCGATATTTTCTATTCTGCTTTTCACTTGAAGGGGCGCGTCTGCTTGAAAATGTTCTGTGGTCTACTCATAGTAGGCACTCTATCCGGATGCACAGGAGACAGATATCAGCAGCAGGCGGATATCATAAAAGGCCATGTGGAAATGTTCTATGGGAATTTACAATCACATCAGGTTGTGCAAGCTATGTTTGAAAATGAACAGATTGAGCTGCTTGCGCTAAGAAGTGAAGAACGCTTGCTTCGTCGTGTAGGCCAGATGAGACAGAATGAGAAAACCCAGGAATGGAAAATCATTAAAACGGCCAAAGAAACAGCTGCGGAAAATTGGTTAGCATTGGCCCGTTATTTTTCTGAAAACCAACAGTACAACAAAGCCCTGGGCACCTATCGACGGATTATTGAAACCTACCAAGGGGTGGCCAACCAATTGTATGTCGATCGTGCGAAAAGGGGAATGCGTGATGTGGAAGCCATCCTAAATCCCGGAGCTCTTCCTGTAGCCCCTGAAAGATAGTTTTGCTTGGCACTGGGTTTTCTTTTTAATTTTCTTTTCAATGAATGGAGGTATCTATTATCCCAGCTCCAGGGGAGGAATGAAAAATTTCCTCTATTCTATATTCATTCAAAGTTTTATGAAGTCTAAGAATTAGGTTGGTGGTTCTGAGAATGCACAGGAGAATGGGGATTTATTGTGCATAAAAACTTTCTCCTTCTAGCGGTGGGCACCATGCCTTTACAATTTGAACATTCTGAATTGTGCAGGGAGAAAAACTGGTGCAATATACTTGAGGAGCGACCGCAGTCATGTGGGACCCCACTTTGGATTCAGACGCAAACCCCTCAGGCCACGGAGCGATACCAAAGGCCCACTCTCCATCCAGGCTTCTCGTGTCTTCATAATACACGTTAAAGCCAATGAAACCCCTCCCAGATGTTGTGCAATAATTATTGTAGGGCGGTAATTGAATATCAACATGGAAAATGTAGCCGTCTTCCACCCAGGAATCCCCGAACTCGATAAGTAGTTCGTCAGCCGAGGCTGGGGTTATCAGACTCAAAGAATAGAAAAAGGCTAAAAAAACACCGCAACTCAGGGTTAAATACTTCATTGATGCTGAGGTTTTCCTGTAAAAAGAATGAAAGGATGATAAGAGGCGTACATTCATTCTGATATCCTCTCACTGTTGTATTAATGGATTAAACAAACAAATTCTATTCAACCGGCACATGACAGATTTGTCTGTTTCTCCTACTATACCGATTATTTTTCAGATACCGTCAATACAGCAAATGAGGGGAAGGGGTCGGAAGCATTTTTAAATAAAAGTGAGAGAGGAAAAAGCGAATGGAGGCTAGATATAATGTAGGAGGGAAGATCGGGTCAGATCCCAATCGAAAAGAGATTCGGATTTTCTCCGAAATGTTGCAAACCTTTTGAGGTGATTTGTCGCCCTCGGGCCGTTCGATCCAGATACCCAGATTGAAGCAGAAAAGGTTCGTATACATCTTCTAATGTGGACTTTTCTTCTTGGACCGCTGCGGCCAATGCGTCGATGCCAACCGGTCCTCCCTTAAATTTTCTAATTATGGTCAAGAGTATTTTGCGGTCCATTTCATCAAAACCTGCCTGATCGACTCCTAACCATTGTAAGGCTTCCTGTGCGACAGATCTCGTGATCCGTCCTTGGGCCTTAACTTCTGCAAAGTCACGCACACGTTTGATTAATCGATTGGCAATACGGGGAGTCCCACGAGCCCGGCTGGCAATTTCTCCCGCCCCTTCATCCTCAATATGGATTCCGAGTAGTCTAGCGGAGCGGGCAATGATGATCTGCAAATCTTCAGGCAGATAATAATCCAAACGATAAACAAGCCCAAAGCGTTCTCGCAGAGGAGAGGTGAGGGAGCCCGCACGTGTCGTGGCTCCAATGAGCGTAAAAGGGGGGAGATCTAATTTCATGGTGCGCAGGGAGGGGCCCTGTCCAATCACCAAATCAATCTGGTAATCCTCCATCGCGGGATACAATACCTCTTCGGCCGCTGGAGGCAATCGGTGAATTTCATCGATAAATAGAACATCCCGTGGTTGAAGATTTGCTAAAATGGCGGCTAGGTCGCCCGCGTGGGTAAGTACCAGCCCTGAAGTAGAGCGAATCGTGCCCCCCATTTCTTTGGCGATAATATGTGCGATGGTGGTTTTGCCTAACCCAGGAGGTCCATAAAAAATGGCATGGTCCAAGGCTTCTCCTCTACCCGTTGCGGCGTCAATACAAACCCGAAGCGATTCTTTCATCCGCTCCTGGCCGATATACTCCGTTAAGCGTTGAGGTCTCAAAGTCCCCTCAAGGCTTTGTTCTTCTTCTATGAGATGGGTGGTAAGAATCCGGTCGTCCATATATGGAATCAGTCTAAACCGAACTATTGGAAGAAATGCATTCTTGACGATGTTGGGAAAATAGAAGAGGGAGGAGAAATCCCTCTTTCGGGAAATGACTCAATAACTGAAAGCAGACTGCGAAGTGAGATAAAACTAAGGCTCCAAACAGGCCTCCTAGAAACCTGAAAATAGATCCTGGCAGCCAAGACAGAATTCCACATTTACTTGCCGTTCAAGGAAATTCACGAGAAACCCTTGCTTTTCATACAAGAGTTTGGCGCCCATCAGTGTTTCATTCGGAAAATCTTCTGGTCCCAGCAGGTCTCGAATTTCTTTTGTGGATTTGGCCCCGAGGACATGTCGGAAGATACCACGGACTTTATGGGCAAATCGATTATTGATAAATATGAGATCTACTTTCCCGTCCGTGATACGGACTCCTGCCATTGCACCAGTTGGATTTTCTTTATCCCATAACAAAATAAAGGTACCTTCTTGCTCTGCCCGAACACCGGAAATCCTTGCTTCCACAAGGGCTTCCACGGCGGTGGCTTCAGGGTCCCCTAATTTCACTCGATAGAGAGAAATTTCTGCAGCATTAATTTCCTTCGCCTCTTCAATACTGTTTCGAGTAAGTTCGTATTTAGCAGCCCATGCTGGTGGAGAATGTGACAAAAGGCTCATCAGAATAATGGTGGCAGTCCAGATACATGCTGCTTTCAGGTTCTTCATGAAATTCCTCATCTAATAAGGGAAATGAAAAATAAGGTTGGAGTAAAAGAATACGATTCCGTCTATTCAAAACCGGTACATGAAGCCTGCAGGATTGTATCCGACCTTTTGTGTAAGGGTCAATTCCATTAGTCAAAGAGAAGCCACAGTCAAGGGGATTCGTATGATATACTCGGCTTCCATGAATAACTCTATCGTGATTAGGGGCGCTCGCCAACATAATCTCAAGAATCTCGACCTGGAAATACCTCGCGATCAGTTGGTGGTCATTACAGGCTTAAGCGGATCAGGTAAGTCATCTTTGGCTTTTGACACGATTTATGCCGAAGGCCAGCGTCGATATGTCGAATCACTCTCCGCCTATGCCAGGCAATTCCTTGACCAAATGACGAAACCGGATGTGGATTCCATTGAAGGGCTTTCGCCTGCCATTTCTATCGAACAAAAGACGACGAGTCACAACCCTCGATCCACGGTGGGGACGGTCACGGAGATCTATGATTATTTTCGTTTACTATTTGCCAGAATCGGGCAACCCTTTTGCTATCTTTGTGGGAATGCCATTGCGGCGCAAACGGTACAACAAATGGTGGATACCATACTCGGGCTTCCTCTTGGCACAAAAATCCACATTTTGGCTCCCATTGTGCGAGGGCGTAAAGGCGAATATCGCAAAGAATTATTGGCCGCTCGCAAAGCTGGATTTGTCCGGGCTCGTATTGATGGCGACATTCGGGATCTCGGGGAGTCAATTACATTACATAAACAACGCAAGCATACCATTGAGATTGTGGTTGATCGACTCATCGTCAAGCCAGAGACCGGGGTGACTCGGCGTTTGGCAGATTCGGTAGAAACGGCCCTCAAGATGTCGCATGGGCTGGTTGGAGTGCTGACAGAAGATAGTCAAGTCCGGGTCTATAGTGAAGACCTGGCGTGTATCCAGTGTGGTGTCAGCTATTCAGAAATTTCCCCAAGAATTTTTTCATTTAACAGCCCTCATGGTGCGTGTGATGGATGTGATGGTATTGGGTATGAAGCTTCCAGTCATTCTGAATGGGAGGAATGGACCTTCGATACCCCTTGTGCAATGTGTGGCGGAGGTCGACTGAGGAAGGAAAGCCTTGCCATAAAAATTGGGGGGCAGTCTATTGCTGAGGTGACCCATCTGTCTGTGGGGAATATCTTGGCATTTATGGATGCGTTAATTCTCTCCGATCGCGAACAAATGATTGGGCAGCGGGTGCTGAAAGAGATTCGGGAGAGGCTGGAGTTTTTGCACAACGTCGGATTGGGCTACCTCACCCT
Above is a window of Candidatus Nitrospira neomarina DNA encoding:
- the ruvB gene encoding Holliday junction branch migration DNA helicase RuvB, which produces MDDRILTTHLIEEEQSLEGTLRPQRLTEYIGQERMKESLRVCIDAATGRGEALDHAIFYGPPGLGKTTIAHIIAKEMGGTIRSTSGLVLTHAGDLAAILANLQPRDVLFIDEIHRLPPAAEEVLYPAMEDYQIDLVIGQGPSLRTMKLDLPPFTLIGATTRAGSLTSPLRERFGLVYRLDYYLPEDLQIIIARSARLLGIHIEDEGAGEIASRARGTPRIANRLIKRVRDFAEVKAQGRITRSVAQEALQWLGVDQAGFDEMDRKILLTIIRKFKGGPVGIDALAAAVQEEKSTLEDVYEPFLLQSGYLDRTARGRQITSKGLQHFGENPNLFSIGI